From Streptomyces sp. TLI_235, a single genomic window includes:
- a CDS encoding MoxR-like ATPase, with protein MTDIPAAAASPNPATPQPSVSPSIPAATSTAPSPVPGQGGAPAHGGAGTADADLVAAAVAAAGRGMVDREVVAEVVALCAVAGEHLLVVGAPGTAKSEAVRRVAGQLGGRYFEYLLGRFTEPNELFGPVDLRRLREGLVEFQTGGMLPEADIAFLDEVFLGSTAVLNTLLGLLNERVFRRGGTVLASPLRVCVGAANHLPEDPDLAAFADRFLARLFVEPVADARLEELLEAGRRPAPAPVSLPPAGGAAPHGAPGRPADVLGALDRLAAAARACDLTEVTPAVATALRRLRAAGVPVSDRRAVRSQRLVAAAAVLDGRDRATTRDLWVLPLIAPTADAQALARDTLADLIEKAANHSLVHAAEEMSRSAHARAERLARSAVALLAEHGTLPGGPDSRLRLEGVLREIDAGFDPDDLPAVLAGVRADLVVAVSPT; from the coding sequence ATGACCGACATACCCGCCGCTGCGGCCTCGCCGAACCCCGCGACCCCGCAGCCCTCCGTGTCCCCGTCGATCCCGGCGGCCACGTCGACCGCGCCGTCCCCGGTGCCCGGCCAGGGCGGTGCGCCTGCGCACGGCGGTGCGGGCACGGCCGACGCGGACCTCGTGGCGGCCGCCGTCGCCGCCGCGGGCCGGGGCATGGTCGACCGCGAGGTCGTCGCCGAGGTCGTGGCGCTGTGTGCGGTCGCCGGTGAGCACCTGCTGGTCGTCGGTGCGCCGGGCACGGCGAAGTCCGAGGCCGTGCGGCGGGTCGCCGGGCAACTCGGCGGGCGCTACTTCGAGTACCTGCTCGGCCGGTTCACCGAGCCCAACGAGCTGTTCGGGCCGGTCGACCTGCGACGGCTGCGCGAGGGCCTCGTCGAGTTCCAGACCGGGGGCATGCTGCCCGAGGCCGACATCGCCTTCCTGGACGAGGTGTTCCTCGGCTCCACCGCCGTCCTCAACACCCTCCTCGGGCTGCTCAACGAGCGGGTCTTCCGCCGTGGCGGCACGGTGCTGGCCAGCCCGCTGAGGGTCTGCGTCGGCGCTGCCAACCACCTGCCCGAGGACCCCGATCTCGCCGCCTTCGCCGACCGCTTCCTCGCCCGGCTGTTCGTCGAACCGGTCGCCGACGCCCGACTGGAGGAGCTCCTCGAGGCCGGACGCCGCCCGGCCCCTGCCCCGGTCTCGCTGCCGCCGGCCGGCGGTGCGGCGCCGCACGGCGCACCCGGCCGGCCCGCCGACGTGCTCGGCGCCCTCGACCGGCTCGCCGCCGCGGCCCGGGCCTGCGACCTCACCGAGGTCACCCCGGCGGTCGCCACCGCCCTGCGGCGGCTGCGCGCCGCCGGAGTCCCCGTCAGCGACCGCCGGGCCGTGCGCTCCCAGCGGCTGGTGGCTGCCGCCGCCGTCCTCGACGGACGGGACCGCGCCACCACCCGCGACCTGTGGGTGCTGCCGCTCATCGCCCCCACCGCCGACGCCCAGGCGCTCGCCCGTGACACCCTCGCCGACCTGATCGAGAAGGCCGCCAACCACAGCCTGGTGCACGCCGCCGAGGAGATGTCGCGCAGCGCCCACGCCCGGGCCGAGCGGCTCGCGCGCTCCGCCGTCGCGTTGCTCGCCGAGCACGGCACGCTCCCGGGCGGCCCGGACTCGCGGCTGCGGCTGGAGGGCGTGCTGCGCGAGATCGACGCGGGCTTCGATCCGGACGACCTGCCCGCCGTGCTCGCGGGCGTCCGCGCGGACCTGGTCGTGGCGGTCTCCCCGACGTGA